Proteins encoded in a region of the Sparus aurata chromosome 6, fSpaAur1.1, whole genome shotgun sequence genome:
- the LOC115583748 gene encoding phosphatidate phosphatase LPIN2 isoform X6 yields MNIVGQLAETVFVTVKELYRGLNPATLTGGIDVIVVRQPDGSFQCSPFHVRFGKLGVLRSKEKIVDIEINGECVDLHMKLGDNGEAFFVEENENMESEVPAHLCTSPIPLEGPEEIEETAEGSFVAGSGARRKKRRRKRIRSDTHLREEASSSSDEREREKEWERESDQTGQESPMKELPITPLQLSKSVYYSLSEEPNEELGATQTRDTHPHSDGEQSPSENSVFHSRPSSPKSDSELLVKTQESSGPQMEWNWGGFPMLCQSERTPVELQRIPPSGSSHFRTIERQDSFDMSYEPVISCSRVGSVKVVRPQPRTQSLDLSSLSIQTTPLSMEKNSHISHSTPSDLSESRAPPMKTVVDTQTLECRLGEEENYSSHSANPIDSTDSLGSQETTRTAEHINTVTDIIINGSKNSAVSVTEPKNSEIQLIKESEDCTVTATSSGSTDLLNPQQQSASTERSEQGATGSAPVSEGDSGIDPTEVVEEESGLEGSAGASLTHKTTLKTEGRDADSSWTATEGLANSSEASSKVEQQDKKKGKRNHHLGPTDIYLDDLTTLDPEVAALYFPKSETEGGSQQGAEQGSCSGSQSPQSVGSGAMDSGTEYLSDSTSYNMDVSMSLCGQEGDTSQITKEKFMEHIVTYQDFASNPGIIEDPSLVICINSNYYNWAVAAPMVLSMTTFQKNLPKSTVERLVKDKMPKKSGRWWFSWRRRDMDNNQQKNSKDEQEELLASVSTTVKIPYEQTEQQRTRATLDDVDSDEAAGLGRKAVLAPSLSAETLHATQCINQIYRKSLRLTSEQIMHLNLRDGANKVVFSVTTQYQGTCRCEAAIYLWNWDDRVIISDIDGTITKSDALGHILPQFGKDWTHKGIAKLYHKIHQNGYKFLYCSARAIGMAGITKDYLQWVNDKGTVLPKGPVLLAPSSLFSALHREVIEKKPEVFKIACLSDIRDLFNPKRRPFYAAFGNRTNDAYAYKQVGVPDTRLFTVNPKGELIQEKTKGNKSSYSHLSELVEHFFPMLSVEGSTSSAFDCPDYSSFSYWKEPLPELDLNALL; encoded by the exons ATGAATATTGTTGGCCAGTTGGCGGAGAcggtgtttgtgactgtgaaggagctGTACCGTGGCCTGAACCCCGCCACACTCACCGGAGGGATCGACGTCATTGTGGTGCGACAGCCTGATGGATCGTTCCAGTGTTCCCCCTTTCACGTCCGTTTCGGCAAGCTGGGTGTGCTACGCTCCAAGGAGAAAATT GTGGATATTGAGATAAATGGGGAATGCGTTGACCTGCACATGAAGCTGGGTGACAATGGAGAAGCTTTTTTTGTggaggaaaatgaaaacatggaG TCCGAGGTCCCTGCTCATCTCTGCACATCCCCGATTCCTCTTGAGGGCCCTGAGGAGATCGAGGAGACTGCTGAGGGATCCTTCGTCGCTGGGTCTGGTGCTCGCAGGAAGAAACGCCGTCGCAAGCGCATACGCTCTGACACTCACCTGAGAGAAGAGGCCAGCTCGTCATCAGATGAGCGAGAACGAGAGAaggagtgggagagagaaagtgatCAGACTGGACAGGAGAGCCCTATGAAGGAGCTGCCCATCACACCATTGCAACTCAG TAAATCGGTGTACTACTCGCTGTCTGAGGAGCCAAATGAGGAGCTGGGGGCCACACAGACCAGAGACACACATCCACACTCGGATGGAGAGCAGTCACCCTCCGAAAA CAGTGTGTTCCACAGCCGGCCATCCTCTCCTAAGAGTGATTCTGAGCTTCTGGTTAAAACCCAAGAGTCGTCTGGGCCTCAGATGGAGTGGAACTGGGGAGGTTTTCCAATG ctgtGTCAATCAGAGAGGACACCAGTGGAGCTGCAGCGCATCCCCCCCTCCGGCAGTTCTCATTTTCGGACCATTGAGAGACAGGACTCCTTCGACATGAGCTATGAGCCTgtgatcagctgcagcagagtggGCAGTGTAAAGGTGGTCAGGCCACAACCCAGGACTCAGTCCCTTGACCTTAGTAGCCTCTCTATCCAAACCACGCCTTTGTCCATGGAGAAAAACTCTCACATTTCCCATTCCACCCCCAGTGACCTCTCAGAGTCACGTGCACCACCAATGAAAACTGTTgtggacacacagacacttgaATGCAGATTAGGGGAAGAAGAGAACTATTCTTCTCATTCAGCTAATCCAATCGATAGCACTGATTCTCTTGGTAGCCAAGAAACCACAAGGACTGCTGAGCATATTAACACTGTGACAGACATAATTATCAACGGCAGCAAAAATAGCGCGGTCAGTGTGACAGAACCAAAGAACTCAGAAATACAGCTCATCAAAGAGAGCGAAGACTGCACCGTCACAGCAACAAGTTCAGGTAGTACAGACTTATTAAATCCACAACAGCAGAGTGCCTCAACAGAGAGAAGTGAGCAGGGTGCCACCGGCAGTGCCCCTGTCAGTGAGGGCGACAGTGGGATAGATCCCACTGAGGtagtggaggaggagagtggaCTTGAGGGGTCAGCAGGAGCCTCACTGACCCACAAAACCACGCTGAAAACTGAAGGGAGAGATGCCGACTCCAGCTGGACTGCTACAGAGGGGTTGGCAAACTCTTCCGAGGCATCCTCCAAAGTGGAGCAACAGGACAAGAAGAAAG GTAAACGTAATCACCACCTAGGACCAACAGATATTTACTTGGATGATCTGACCACTTTGGACCCTGAGGTGGCAGCACTCTACTTCCCCAAGAG tgagacagagggagggtCTCAGCAGGGGGCAGAGCAGGGCTCCTGCTCAGGCAGCCAGTCCCCTCAGTCAGTTGGCAGCGGGGCCATGGACAGCGGTACTGAGTACCTTTCAGACTCCACCTCCTACAACATGGATGTCAGCATGTCCCTCTGTGGACAAGAGGGCGACACCAGCCAAATCACTAAAG AGAAGTTTATGGAGCACATTGTGACGTACCAGGACTTTGCAAGCAATCCAGGAATCATTGAGGATCCGAGCCTTGTCATCTGCATCAACTCCAA CTATTATAACTGGGCAGTGGCTGCTCCAATGGTCTTGTCAATGACAACTTTTCAGAAAAACCTACCAAAG AGTACAGTAGAGCGGCTGGTGAAGGACAAGATGCCCAAAAAGTCCGGACGGTGGTGGTTCTCCTGGAGGAGAAGAGACATGGACAATAACCAG CAGAAGAACTCAAAGGATGAGCAAGAGGAGCTACTGGCGAGTGTTTCTACCACAGTTAA aaTACCATAtgaacaaacagaacaacagaggaCACG AGCCACGTTAGACGACGTAGACAGTGACGAGGCGGCGGGCCTCGGCCGAAAAGCCGTCCTTGCTCCCAGCCTATCAGCAGAGACTCTCCACGCCACTCAGTGTATCAACCAGATATACCGCAAATCACTGCGTCTGACCTCTGAACAGATA ATGCACTTAAACCTGCGTGACGGAGCCAACAAGGTGGTGTTCAGTGTGACCACACAGTACCAAGGCACCTGTCGCTGTGAGGCGGCCATCTACCTGTGGAACTGGGACGATCGTGTCATAATATCCGACATAGACGGCACCAtcacaaa GTCTGATGCTCTGGGTCATATTCTGCCTCAGTTTGGAAAAGACTGGACACACAAAGGCATCGCCAAACTCTACCACAAAATACACCA AAATGGCTACAAGTTCCTGTATTGTTCTGCAAGGGCCATAGGTATGGCTGGCATCACTAAGGACTACCTGCAGTGGGTGAATGACAAAGGCACTGTCCTCCCTAAAGGCCCTGTACTGTTGGCTCCCAGCAGCCTCTTTTCGGCACTACACAG GGAGGTTATTGAGAAGAAGCCGGAGGTTTTTAAAATCGCCTGtctgagtgacatcagagaCCTGTTCAACCCGAAGAGGCGGCCCTTCTACGCAGCCTTTGGCAACAGGACTAAC GATGCATACGCCTACAAGCAGGTCGGGGTGCCAGACACCAGGTTATTCACCGTCAACCCGAAAGGAGAGCTCATCCAGGAGAAGACGAAAGGGAACAAGTCCTC GTACAGCCACCTCAGTGAGTTGGTGGAACATTTCTTCCCCATGCTGTCTGTCGAGGGCAGCACGTCCTCTGCTTTTGACTGTCCTGACTACAGCAGCTTCTCTTACTGGAAGGAGCCTCTGCCAGAACTGGACCTGAATGCACTACTGTAG